A single region of the Vanacampus margaritifer isolate UIUO_Vmar chromosome 13, RoL_Vmar_1.0, whole genome shotgun sequence genome encodes:
- the phactr1 gene encoding phosphatase and actin regulator 1, translating to MAAAAPEQQEDRRPIRRVRSKSDTPYINEARISLHLETAEEVERLAAMRSDSLVPGTHTPPIRRRSKFATLGRLFKPWKWRKKKSEKFKQTSAVLERKMSTRQSREELIKKGVLKEVYEKDGSSSSVRDEEKLQNGRSPVLGCSSSQSEGPEPMEGAAATGGLLEFENPADGPSQQEHPQKLNQAPPTKKPSVYPGDDTESTLQRPPTLHKQPPALPPKPFTRITNHSTDGTPVKLPCMSVKLSPPLPPKKLMISVPAGSTEPLPPFLAFQKCSAPAGHAPAGGHSLHYGTLPVALHPPSRIIEELNKTLALTMQRFESSVMRAVPTVMMECDDKENLPNETDYEDLPVMYGDDDDDEEEDEDEELEEEEEVDEEEEDDDDDDDEALFTSTLALKVLRKDSLAIKIGNRPSKRELEEKNILPLQSDQERLESRQQTATKLTRRLSQRPTAEELEQRNILKPRNDQEEQEEKREIKRHLSKKLSQRPTVEELREAKILIRFSDYVEVAEAQDYDRRADKPWTRLTAADKAAIRRELNEFKSTEMDVHESSRHLTRFHRP from the exons CTGAAGAAGTAGAACGGCTGGCAGCCATGCGCTCGGATTCACTCGTACCTGGCACGCACACCCCCCCAATTAGGCGGCGGAGTAAATTTGCCACCCTGGGGCGCCTCTTTAAACCTTGGAAATggagaaagaagaagagtgaaaaGTTCAAGCAGACCTCTGCTG TGCTGGAGAGAAAAATGTCGACGAGACAGAGCAGGGAGGAGCTGATCAAGAAAGGCGTCCTGAAGGAAGTTTATGAGAAAG ACGGTTCATCGTCATCTGTACGGGACGAGGAGAAGCTGCAAAATGGCCGTTCTCCGGTGCTCGGGTGCAGCTCGTCACAGTCCGAAGGTCCCGAGCCGATGGAAGGAGCGGCTGCAACTGGAG GTTTACTGGAATTTGAAAACCCCGCTGATGGTCCAAGTCAACAGGAGCACCCTCAAAAACTGAACCAGGCTCCCCCAACAAAAAAGCCTTCTGTGTATCCAGGGGATGATACGGAATCAACTTTGCAAAGACCTCCGACGTTACACAAGCAACCTCCTGCACTACCGCCCAAACCCTTCACCAGGATCACAAACCACAGCACAG ACGGCACCCCGGTAAAGTTGCCGTGCATGTCGGTGAAGTTATCTCCCCCTCTACCTCCAAAGAAGCTCATGATCTCCGTACCAGCGGGGAGCACGGAACCCTTGCCGCCTTTTCTGGCCTTCCAGAAGTGCTCCGCCCCCGCCGGCCACGCCCCCGCCGGCGGCCACTCGCTGCACTACGGAACGCTGCCGGTTGCGCTTCATCCACCCAGCCGAATCATTGAGGAGCTTAACAAGACCCTGGCCCTTACCATGCAGAGGTTCGAGAG TTCTGTGATGCGCGCCGTTCCCACGGTGATGATGGAATGTGACGACAAGGAAAATCTCCCCAATGAGACCGACTATGAGGATCTACCCGTCATGTacggcgatgatgatgatgatgaagaagaagacgaggacgaggaattagaggaggaagaagaagtggatgaggaggaggaagacgacgacgatgatgatgatgaagcatTGTTTACAA GCACGCTGGCGCTGAAGGTGTTGCGAAAGGACTCGTTAGCCATAAAGATCGGCAACCGTCCATCCAAGagggagctggaggagaagaaCATTCTGCCGCTGCAGTCGGACCAGGAGAGACTCGAGTCCCGACAGCAAACGGCGACCAAGCTCACAAG ACGGTTGAGTCAACGGCCAACCGCTGAAGAACTGGAACAGAGGAATATCCTGAAAC cTCGAAACGATCAGGAGGAGCAGGAAGAGAAGAGGGAGATCAAGAGACATCTATCCAAAAAG CTCAGCCAGAGGCCAACAGTGGAAGAGCTGCGAGAAGCAAAGATCCTCATTCGCTTTAGCGACTACGTGGAAGTCGCTGAGGCGCAGGACTACGACAGGAGAGCCGATAAACCCTGGACCAGACTAACAGCTGCTGACAAG GCCGCCATAAGGAGAGAGCTGAATGAGTTTAAAAGCACCGAGATGGATGTGCACGAGTCCAGTCGTCATCTCACCAG GTTCCATCGGCCCTAA
- the tbc1d7 gene encoding TBC1 domain family member 7 isoform X2: MADDPQRNFRSAYYEKVGFRGVEEKKSLEILLKDNPLDLDKLSTFSQRFPLPSMYRVHVWKVLLGILPPHSDSHTLVGNYRKEQYQDVMEALEVMRYIKSSTASTHVYLRMFQLESHMLPRCSEISAPDKENEDFLSISQAMEEIVEDPVDCYWLIKSFISQFHTKFGDSLPHLPKSLEHYLNQEEPGLLNHLKSCGALAQLPYNLWFRRCFAGCLPESSLQSRAYIPQIWNLRAECSA; encoded by the exons ATGGCGGACGACCCACAGAGGAACTTTCGCTCAGCTTATTATGAGAAAGTTGGCTTTAGAGGAGTGGAGGAGAAAAAGTCCCTGGAAATACTACTGAAGGATAACCCACTTG ATCTTGACAAGCTGAGCACCTTCAGTCAACGTTTTCCCCTCCCGTCCATGTACAGGGTCCATGTGTGGAAAGTTTTGTTAG GCATCCTGCCGCCCCATAGCGACTCTCATACCCTGGTTGGAAACTACAGAAAGGAGCAATACCAAGACGTCATGGAGGCTCTGGAAGTGATGAGATACATCAAGTCCTCGACAGCCTCCACCCATGTGTACTTGCGTATGTTCCAGCTGGAGAGCCACATGCTCCCGCGTTGCTCGGAAATCTCAGCACCG GACAAAGAGAACGAGGACTTCCTGTCCATCAGTCAAGCGATGGAGGAGATTGTCGAGGATCCCGTCGACTGCTACTGGCTCATTAAAAGTTTCATCAGCCAGTTCCACACCAAGTTTGGAGACTCACTTCCGCATCTT CCGAAGAGCCTGGAGCACTACCTGAATCAGGAGGAGCCGGGCCTCCTCAACCATTTGAAGAGCTGCGGCGCCTTGGCGCAACTTCCTTACAACCTCTGGTTCCGGCGCTGCTTCGCGGGCTGCCTGCCCGAGTCCAGCTTGCAGAG
- the tbc1d7 gene encoding TBC1 domain family member 7 isoform X1 translates to MADDPQRNFRSAYYEKVGFRGVEEKKSLEILLKDNPLDLDKLSTFSQRFPLPSMYRVHVWKVLLGILPPHSDSHTLVGNYRKEQYQDVMEALEVMRYIKSSTASTHVYLRMFQLESHMLPRCSEISAPDKENEDFLSISQAMEEIVEDPVDCYWLIKSFISQFHTKFGDSLPHLPKSLEHYLNQEEPGLLNHLKSCGALAQLPYNLWFRRCFAGCLPESSLQRVWDKVISGSCKILVFVALEILLSYKIMLLGVGRPESVVKFLCNIPQENTDAIVTKAIDLWHKYCGNPVHAM, encoded by the exons ATGGCGGACGACCCACAGAGGAACTTTCGCTCAGCTTATTATGAGAAAGTTGGCTTTAGAGGAGTGGAGGAGAAAAAGTCCCTGGAAATACTACTGAAGGATAACCCACTTG ATCTTGACAAGCTGAGCACCTTCAGTCAACGTTTTCCCCTCCCGTCCATGTACAGGGTCCATGTGTGGAAAGTTTTGTTAG GCATCCTGCCGCCCCATAGCGACTCTCATACCCTGGTTGGAAACTACAGAAAGGAGCAATACCAAGACGTCATGGAGGCTCTGGAAGTGATGAGATACATCAAGTCCTCGACAGCCTCCACCCATGTGTACTTGCGTATGTTCCAGCTGGAGAGCCACATGCTCCCGCGTTGCTCGGAAATCTCAGCACCG GACAAAGAGAACGAGGACTTCCTGTCCATCAGTCAAGCGATGGAGGAGATTGTCGAGGATCCCGTCGACTGCTACTGGCTCATTAAAAGTTTCATCAGCCAGTTCCACACCAAGTTTGGAGACTCACTTCCGCATCTT CCGAAGAGCCTGGAGCACTACCTGAATCAGGAGGAGCCGGGCCTCCTCAACCATTTGAAGAGCTGCGGCGCCTTGGCGCAACTTCCTTACAACCTCTGGTTCCGGCGCTGCTTCGCGGGCTGCCTGCCCGAGTCCAGCTTGCAGAG AGTTTGGGACAAGGTGATCAGTGGCTCCTGCAAGATCCTGGTGTTTGTGGCCCTGGAGATCTTGCTCAGCTACAAGATTATGTTGCTGGGCGTCGGCCGACCAGAGAGCGTCGTCAAGTTTCTCTGCAAC ATACCGCAAGAGAACACGGACGCCATCGTCACCAAAGCCATCGATCTGTGGCACAAATATTGCGGCAACCCCGTGCATGCCATGTAA